A portion of the Streptomyces coeruleoprunus genome contains these proteins:
- a CDS encoding aspartate aminotransferase family protein: protein MTTTPQAPLSSWPADLSAFCFEVPHSDESLLFESGKGVRLSDAAGRSYLDALSGVFVTCFGYDCEPIVRAVTDQLRTLPFNPPLHGTNRSALELARALVDLAPPGITAAKLVNGGSESVEAAVRLARLYHRSHGNPGKVKVLSYYHGYHGATFGSLSLTGRPDVTRFGPGLPGIVHVWPPDCLEAFWDVPKEESGALAAAMIERTIEAEGPDSVAALVMEPVIHLRGMAIPSADYLTRVREVCDRHGVLLVFDEIVTGFGRTGQPFAAQTFGVTPDILCVGKGISGGYAPLAAVLMAEHIAAVLGDAGGPVSFAPSHTYAANPLASAAGLAAVTLFREGGYPDRIRELSAYTEPRLRDVVGERGTLRAVGLLYGVKLAGGDERIGERVASACLRRGLIIRGQDDWVVLAPAFVTTTAEADEIVRVLGEALDEVCGAGR from the coding sequence ATGACCACCACCCCACAGGCGCCGCTCTCGTCCTGGCCGGCCGACCTCTCCGCCTTCTGCTTCGAGGTGCCGCACTCCGACGAGTCCCTCCTCTTCGAGTCCGGCAAGGGCGTCCGCCTGTCCGACGCGGCCGGCCGCAGCTACCTCGACGCCCTGTCCGGCGTCTTCGTCACCTGCTTCGGATACGACTGCGAACCCATCGTCCGGGCCGTCACCGACCAGCTGCGCACCCTCCCGTTCAACCCCCCGCTGCACGGCACCAACCGGTCCGCCCTGGAGCTGGCCCGGGCCCTCGTCGACCTCGCGCCGCCCGGGATCACGGCGGCCAAACTCGTCAACGGCGGCTCCGAGAGCGTCGAGGCCGCTGTCCGCCTCGCCCGGCTCTACCACCGCTCCCACGGCAACCCCGGCAAGGTGAAGGTCCTCAGCTACTACCACGGCTACCACGGCGCCACCTTCGGCTCCCTCTCGCTCACCGGACGCCCCGACGTCACCCGGTTCGGCCCCGGCCTGCCCGGCATCGTCCACGTCTGGCCGCCGGACTGCCTGGAGGCCTTCTGGGACGTGCCGAAGGAGGAGTCCGGCGCCCTCGCCGCCGCCATGATCGAGCGGACCATCGAGGCGGAGGGACCCGACTCGGTCGCGGCCCTCGTCATGGAACCCGTCATCCACCTGCGCGGCATGGCCATCCCGTCCGCCGACTACCTCACCCGGGTCCGCGAGGTGTGCGACCGCCACGGCGTGCTGCTCGTCTTCGACGAGATCGTCACCGGCTTCGGCCGCACCGGGCAGCCGTTCGCCGCCCAGACCTTCGGCGTCACCCCCGACATCCTCTGCGTCGGCAAGGGCATCTCCGGCGGCTACGCACCACTGGCCGCCGTGCTGATGGCCGAGCACATCGCCGCCGTCCTCGGCGACGCGGGCGGGCCGGTGTCCTTCGCGCCCTCCCACACGTACGCCGCCAACCCGCTCGCCTCCGCCGCCGGCCTCGCCGCCGTCACCCTGTTCCGCGAGGGCGGCTACCCCGACCGGATCCGCGAGCTGTCCGCGTACACCGAGCCCCGCCTCCGCGACGTCGTCGGCGAACGCGGCACGCTGCGCGCCGTCGGCCTGCTGTACGGCGTGAAGCTGGCCGGCGGCGACGAGCGCATCGGGGAACGGGTCGCCTCGGCCTGTCTGCGGCGCGGCCTGATCATCCGCGGCCAGGACGACTGGGTGGTCCTCGCGCCCGCGTTCG
- a CDS encoding response regulator transcription factor, producing the protein MHHRVDDAPVRVAVHAADHVTYAGLAGYLEGDGRLFLVGPHGCRTGAPGIDAPGPPGGAHGADETDVTVFATETVSGETLGVLRGLAAARPTGSFLVIVGTRWKADIALAVECGVRAVLWRRDTTPETFVRTLLELRDGGGSLPAALQGQLLDQVQRTYRDVLIPQGLATARQLTVREADILRLISEGCDLAEIAEKLAYSERTVKNILYRMMGRLELRNRAHAVSYAIRSGLI; encoded by the coding sequence GTGCACCACCGGGTGGACGACGCCCCCGTGCGGGTCGCCGTCCACGCGGCGGACCACGTCACGTACGCGGGCCTGGCCGGGTACCTGGAGGGTGACGGCCGGCTGTTCCTCGTCGGCCCGCACGGGTGCCGGACCGGCGCGCCGGGCATCGACGCCCCCGGCCCGCCCGGTGGGGCCCACGGGGCGGACGAGACGGATGTGACGGTGTTCGCCACCGAGACGGTGAGCGGCGAGACCCTCGGTGTCCTGCGCGGACTGGCGGCGGCGCGGCCCACGGGCTCGTTCCTCGTCATCGTCGGCACCCGCTGGAAGGCCGACATCGCCCTGGCCGTGGAGTGCGGCGTACGGGCCGTGCTGTGGCGGCGCGACACCACGCCCGAGACCTTCGTGCGGACGCTGCTCGAACTGCGCGACGGCGGGGGATCGCTGCCCGCCGCCCTCCAGGGGCAGTTGCTCGACCAGGTCCAGCGCACGTATCGCGATGTGCTCATTCCGCAGGGACTGGCCACCGCCCGCCAACTCACCGTACGGGAGGCCGACATTCTGCGGCTCATCTCGGAAGGTTGTGATCTCGCCGAGATCGCCGAGAAATTGGCTTATTCAGAGCGAACCGTCAAGAACATTCTCTATCGCATGATGGGCCGCCTGGAGTTGCGCAACCGGGCCCACGCCGTTTCCTACGCCATACGATCCGGGCTCATTTGA
- a CDS encoding BTAD domain-containing putative transcriptional regulator — protein sequence MTAEADGREIDLGPPRRRALLALLLVRLGHVVPTQQLLDELWGDRLPDRALASLHSYISHLRRSLVPHPQPGERTRLIRRVSAGYVLDLRRDQVDAHRFEDAVAEGRRLQRERRHTEARDRLGTALGWWRGTPYEELATDYPPLSEESDRLGRVRLSAIESWADASLTLGDVEAVAELDAEVRAHPGRERLAGQVMTAQYRLGRQADALAVYARTRDWLARELGVDAGEELKRLHHAILRQDLATPPAPPRPSRLGPPPLTTPATAGPTREAPGAGGGAAGPQGAGAAAVPDRGAAGTPVPSAPHVPVQPPSRPLPGGPPAQHALPRPSGVPARPAQAPPAAGAERRPFAGREHELAALRILVADVLCGKGRLAAVLGEPGIGKSRLLGEVSQRLRNDRMEAVWGYCFPGRGAPPYWLWTQVLRQLAASRPDAFRGATERFGDLLAPLFDGATDGATDEDGGRRDRHADSAAPDRFRTYDAVCETLLSLADSSPLLLLLEDLHWADAPSLQLLRLLTSRLNGRRLGIVISARTWEIESDPALGEALGETLWSPRTETVRLVGLPEEAVSVIVSAASGPGVSRETIQRLHERSKGNPYFVNQLMSLLGDATRLHDPRAARLMLTRVPSGVREVLTQRFATLPDPTRDLLRLCAVIGSEIDVRLLTEVAGHDEATGEPLEPAVRAQLLCEDPANPGGLHFTHALVRETLYGELSRHRRAQLHARVAETLARTRCRHDGVEQLAHHAWEGSQVLSPAQALPALCRAAEAAELRLAYEQAEMWLRRAIELVRLLPPGDATAPLLEQQLQIQLGQMLATTRGYGDADAEAAFTRSRALNPLTGAEDQPTVLWSLCTANLVTGRYEGALGFSDRLRAMPGRPQDPVAYLGARYGRGIVLHVRGRLTEALAELEDAVDRADALGAEGGRHVARYFQHDPRISCRSYDAFTHWLLGAADAASARRAELLSLTHHDSRPGDRAFALYVDAVLAGLEGDVATARRSGELGREVADRYGLRYWRSMLSVCEGWALVHGGEEEPGLSLIRSALSELRASGTLIRLPLHLGFLAEALHHVGRRDEAAAVLRRLAQEVGSRGEHAYLHPRLPSTSLMHVLQQDAG from the coding sequence ATGACGGCCGAGGCCGACGGCCGCGAGATCGACCTGGGGCCGCCGCGCCGGCGGGCTCTCCTGGCGCTGCTCCTCGTACGGCTCGGACACGTCGTGCCCACGCAGCAGTTGCTGGACGAGCTGTGGGGCGACCGGCTGCCGGACCGTGCCCTGGCCTCCCTGCACAGCTACATCTCGCATCTGCGGCGCTCCCTGGTGCCGCACCCGCAGCCCGGTGAACGCACCCGGCTCATCCGCCGCGTGTCGGCGGGGTACGTCCTGGACCTGCGCCGGGACCAGGTGGACGCGCACCGCTTCGAGGACGCGGTCGCCGAGGGACGGCGGCTGCAGCGGGAGCGGCGGCACACCGAGGCACGGGACCGGCTCGGCACGGCGCTGGGGTGGTGGCGGGGCACGCCGTACGAAGAACTGGCGACCGACTACCCGCCGCTGTCCGAGGAGAGCGACCGCCTGGGCCGCGTCAGGCTCTCCGCGATCGAGAGCTGGGCGGACGCCTCGCTCACCCTCGGGGACGTGGAGGCGGTCGCCGAACTCGACGCCGAGGTACGCGCGCACCCGGGGCGCGAGCGGCTGGCGGGGCAGGTGATGACGGCCCAGTACCGGCTCGGCCGGCAGGCCGACGCGCTGGCCGTGTACGCCCGCACCCGCGACTGGCTCGCCCGCGAACTGGGCGTCGACGCCGGGGAGGAGCTGAAGCGGCTGCACCACGCGATCCTGCGGCAGGACCTGGCGACGCCACCCGCGCCGCCCCGCCCGTCGCGCCTGGGCCCGCCACCGCTGACGACGCCTGCGACGGCGGGCCCGACGCGGGAGGCGCCGGGCGCGGGGGGCGGCGCCGCGGGCCCGCAGGGGGCCGGCGCCGCGGCCGTGCCGGACAGGGGCGCCGCGGGGACGCCCGTACCGTCCGCCCCCCACGTACCGGTGCAGCCGCCCTCCCGGCCGTTACCGGGCGGCCCGCCCGCGCAGCACGCCCTCCCCCGTCCGAGCGGGGTCCCGGCCCGTCCGGCACAGGCCCCGCCGGCCGCCGGGGCGGAGCGGCGGCCGTTCGCGGGGCGGGAGCACGAGCTGGCGGCGCTGCGGATCCTCGTGGCGGACGTGCTGTGCGGCAAGGGGCGGCTGGCGGCCGTCCTCGGGGAGCCCGGCATCGGCAAGTCGCGGCTGCTGGGCGAGGTGTCCCAGCGGCTGCGGAACGACCGGATGGAGGCCGTGTGGGGGTACTGCTTCCCGGGCCGCGGGGCGCCGCCGTACTGGCTGTGGACGCAGGTCCTCCGGCAGCTCGCGGCCTCCCGGCCGGACGCCTTCCGCGGGGCCACGGAGCGGTTCGGCGACCTGCTGGCGCCGCTCTTCGACGGGGCGACGGACGGGGCGACGGACGAGGACGGCGGCCGTCGCGACCGGCACGCCGACTCGGCGGCGCCGGACCGCTTCCGTACGTACGACGCGGTGTGCGAGACGCTGCTGTCGCTGGCGGACTCCTCCCCGCTGCTGCTCCTGCTGGAGGACCTGCACTGGGCGGACGCGCCCTCGCTCCAGTTGCTGCGGCTGCTGACGAGCCGGCTCAACGGCAGACGCCTGGGCATCGTGATCTCGGCGCGTACGTGGGAGATCGAGAGCGACCCGGCGCTGGGTGAGGCGCTGGGCGAGACGCTGTGGAGTCCCCGGACGGAGACGGTGCGGCTGGTGGGGCTGCCGGAGGAGGCGGTCTCCGTCATCGTGTCGGCGGCGTCGGGGCCGGGCGTGTCCCGCGAGACGATCCAGCGGCTCCACGAGCGCAGCAAGGGCAATCCGTACTTCGTGAACCAGCTGATGTCGCTCCTCGGGGACGCCACACGGCTGCACGATCCGCGGGCGGCGCGGCTGATGCTCACGCGGGTGCCGTCGGGGGTGCGGGAGGTGCTGACGCAGCGGTTCGCGACGCTTCCGGACCCGACGCGGGACCTGCTGCGGCTGTGCGCGGTGATCGGCTCCGAGATCGACGTGCGGCTGCTGACGGAGGTGGCCGGGCACGACGAGGCGACGGGCGAGCCGCTCGAACCCGCGGTGCGGGCACAGTTGTTGTGCGAGGACCCGGCGAACCCGGGCGGGCTGCACTTCACGCACGCCCTGGTGCGGGAGACGCTGTACGGCGAGCTGAGCCGGCACCGGCGGGCGCAGCTGCACGCGCGCGTCGCGGAGACGCTGGCGAGGACGCGCTGCCGGCACGACGGCGTCGAGCAGCTGGCGCACCACGCGTGGGAGGGCTCGCAGGTGCTGTCACCCGCGCAGGCGCTGCCGGCGCTGTGCCGGGCGGCGGAGGCGGCGGAGCTGCGGCTGGCGTACGAGCAGGCGGAGATGTGGCTGCGGCGGGCCATCGAGCTGGTGCGGCTGCTGCCCCCGGGCGACGCGACCGCGCCGCTGCTGGAGCAGCAGTTGCAGATCCAGCTGGGGCAGATGCTCGCGACGACGCGCGGGTACGGCGACGCCGACGCGGAGGCGGCGTTCACGCGGAGCCGGGCGCTCAACCCGCTCACGGGGGCGGAGGACCAGCCGACGGTGCTGTGGTCGCTGTGCACGGCGAACCTGGTGACGGGCCGGTACGAGGGGGCTCTCGGGTTCTCGGACCGGCTCCGCGCCATGCCGGGCCGGCCGCAGGACCCGGTGGCGTACCTCGGTGCCCGGTACGGGCGGGGCATCGTCCTGCACGTGCGCGGGAGGCTCACGGAAGCGCTGGCCGAGCTGGAGGACGCGGTGGACCGGGCCGACGCGCTGGGCGCGGAGGGCGGCCGGCACGTGGCGCGCTACTTCCAGCACGACCCGCGGATCTCGTGCCGTTCGTACGACGCCTTCACGCACTGGCTGCTGGGGGCGGCCGACGCGGCGTCGGCGCGGCGTGCCGAACTGCTGTCGCTGACGCACCACGACAGCCGGCCGGGCGACCGGGCGTTCGCGCTGTACGTCGACGCGGTGCTGGCGGGCCTGGAGGGGGACGTCGCGACGGCGCGCCGCTCGGGCGAGCTGGGCCGCGAGGTGGCGGACCGGTACGGGCTGCGCTACTGGCGGTCCATGCTGAGCGTCTGCGAGGGCTGGGCGCTCGTGCACGGCGGCGAGGAGGAGCCGGGCCTCTCGCTGATCCGGTCGGCGCTGTCCGAGCTGCGGGCGTCCGGCACCCTGATCCGGCTCCCCCTGCACCTGGGCTTCCTGGCCGAGGCCCTGCACCACGTGGGCCGCAGGGACGAGGCGGCGGCGGTGCTGCGCCGACTGGCCCAGGAGGTCGGGTCCCGCGGCGAACACGCCTACCTCCACCCCCGCCTGCCCTCGACGTCCCTGATGCACGTCCTCCAGCAGGACGCCGGGTGA
- a CDS encoding phosphotransferase has translation MTVTAPAGSEEWVRQVLTVQWGEEWGVRALRPLTVDGAVPLTHTAGLWNVTTPDGDHVLKVQLDAGAVRDERFYPLKDRIVTHCRLQGVPALPVVPAADGSPSVRHGGLAVELVPRSPGSAVAPGTREQAAAIVRTGLDLRQALDELPPGTSGELATVHLPLLVEEEHWPTALDDAERRLLPKALRGTGPWHRAAAATLRELHATVPLLRRTFGDGDHGSAGPTPEARRAVVHGDLHLHHFLLARQGPARVLAVLDFDNLHVGDRLLDLAWLADTAAYACGDDTDGARAVLARLLADGRRRGLLGPGDEALLMPLLMAHSLPVVVDIAKDILDRGILSPQWLGYFALLSPARRLAVHRLLTAPAPH, from the coding sequence ATGACCGTCACCGCCCCGGCAGGAAGCGAGGAATGGGTACGTCAGGTCCTCACCGTCCAATGGGGTGAGGAGTGGGGCGTCCGCGCCCTGCGCCCGCTCACCGTCGACGGGGCGGTGCCCCTGACGCACACGGCGGGGCTGTGGAACGTCACCACCCCCGACGGGGACCATGTGCTCAAGGTCCAGCTCGACGCCGGCGCCGTACGGGACGAGCGCTTCTACCCGCTCAAGGACCGCATCGTCACCCACTGCCGCCTCCAGGGCGTCCCCGCCCTCCCGGTCGTGCCCGCGGCGGACGGCAGCCCGAGCGTCCGGCACGGCGGCCTCGCCGTCGAACTCGTCCCCCGCAGCCCCGGCTCGGCGGTCGCCCCCGGTACCCGGGAGCAGGCCGCCGCCATCGTCCGCACCGGCCTCGACCTGAGGCAGGCCCTGGACGAGCTGCCGCCCGGCACCTCCGGCGAACTCGCCACCGTCCACCTGCCGCTGCTCGTGGAGGAGGAGCACTGGCCCACCGCCCTCGACGACGCCGAGCGACGGCTCCTGCCGAAGGCGCTGCGCGGCACCGGCCCCTGGCACCGCGCGGCCGCCGCGACCCTCCGCGAACTGCACGCCACCGTACCCCTGTTACGCCGGACCTTCGGCGACGGCGACCACGGCAGCGCCGGCCCCACCCCGGAAGCGCGCCGCGCCGTCGTCCACGGCGACCTGCACCTCCACCACTTCCTGCTCGCCCGGCAGGGCCCCGCCCGCGTCCTCGCGGTCCTCGACTTCGACAACCTCCACGTCGGCGACCGGCTCCTGGACCTCGCCTGGCTCGCCGACACGGCGGCGTACGCCTGCGGCGACGACACCGACGGCGCGCGTGCCGTCCTGGCCCGCCTCCTGGCCGACGGGCGCCGGCGCGGACTGCTGGGCCCCGGCGACGAGGCCCTGCTGATGCCCCTGCTGATGGCGCACTCGCTGCCGGTCGTCGTGGACATCGCCAAGGACATCCTCGACCGCGGCATCCTCTCCCCGCAGTGGCTCGGCTACTTCGCGCTGCTGTCCCCCGCGCGGCGCCTCGCCGTCCACCGCCTCCTCACCGCGCCGGCCCCGCACTGA